In Macrobrachium nipponense isolate FS-2020 chromosome 36, ASM1510439v2, whole genome shotgun sequence, a genomic segment contains:
- the LOC135203692 gene encoding uncharacterized protein LOC135203692, with protein sequence MLYRLSRDGNKEDRLRMKIMKWISLWLIVSDICISLLQIKKGAILNEHGHVKMIHDIAVVTINITAVDEQQQELTSLIRKIESVMSTNQNNSILLKLREDISQVLPKRIKKRSLLPFIGTALNTLFGVATDGDVDKDRARIEKLEMWAAERGTIMTKVIDATNKNQNLIVKLKDFVNSIAQNITTEINDLNKSQFVTQLLFETETFLLNHKELLNAVMLAAKNILSPYLISPSELHLVIEKCMLDHHFKPLVQDVLTYYSLISVKRVSDHIVLVIPFNNNEVNNLISIYIPFSNASKQQVDCFEPRHSTFCIATKFTSVGETK encoded by the exons atgttATATAGGCTATCTAGGGATGGcaataaggaagacagactccgtatgaagataat gaaatggatttcactatggctcatagtgagcgatatctgcatctccctcttgcaaatcaagaagggagcaatcctAAATGAACATGGTCATGTGAAGATGATACACGACATAGCGGTTGTAACTATCAACATCACAGCTGTCGACGAGCAGCAACAGGAACTTACTagtttaataagaaaaattgaaagtgTCATGTCTACTAACCAGAACAATTCTATTTTGTTAAAGCTTAGGGAGGATATCAGTCAAGTGTTACCCAAGAGAATTAAGAAAAGATCCTTGTTGCCATTCATTGGCACAGCCTTAAACACTTTGTTCGGTGTAGCTACTGATGgtgatgtagataaagatagggctagaatagaaaaattagaaatgtgggCCGCAGAACGAGGTACCATCATGACTAAAGTCATTGATGCAACTAACAAGAACCAGAATTTGATTGTTAAACTAAAGGACTTTGTTAACAGTATAGCTCAGAATATTActacagagataaatgacttaaacAAGTCACAGTTTGTGACCCAATTGTTGTTtgaaacagaaacctttttgTTAAATCATAAGGAACTTTTGAATGCAGTAATGTTAGCcgctaaaaacattttatcaccatacctcatcagtcctagtgagttacaccttgtaattgaaaaatgtatgttagatcATCACTTCAAACCGCTTGTGCAAGATGTTCTTACTTACTATAGCTTGATAAGCGTGAAAAGAGTTTCTGATCACATTGTATTAGTGATACcattcaacaataatgaagttaataacttgatatccatttatatacccttttccaatgctagtaaacaacaagtcgattgttttgaaccaagacatagtacattttgcattgcaacaaaattcacttctgttggtgaaactaagtga